CTCGTCTTCGCGGCCTTGATGTTGGTCTTCGCCCCTGCCCCGGTCTGCTCGGGCTTTTCAGTGGTCTTCGGGGTCGGCGGCGGCGGCGCCTTTGCCGCGTCGTCGGCCTTTTTGACTTCAGCCGCGGTCAGCGGAGTCGGCGCGCCCTTGCCCGGCGCTTCGCCCGTGCCGCCGGCCTTTTCATCGCCGGGCAGCACATAGTCGGCGCCTTCCCATGGGGACAGGAAGTCGAAATTGCGGAAATCCTGCGCCAGCTTCACCGGCTCGTACACGACGCGCTTGTCTTCTTCGCTGTACCGCAGCTCGATATAGCCGGTCAGCGGAAAATCCTTGCGCTGCGGATGCCCCTGGAAACCATAGTCGGTCAGGATACGGCGCAGGTCGGGATTGCCCGCGAACAGCACGCCGTACATGTCGAACACTTCGCGCTCGAGCCAGCCTGCATTCGGCCACACGGGCACGATCGTCGGCACCGGAGTAGCCTCGTCGGTCGACACGCGGACGCGCAAACGGTGGTTCTTCGTGACGCTGAGCAGGTGATAGACGACCTCGAACCGCTCGGCGCGGTCGGGATAATCGACCCCGGCGATTTCCATCAGCTGCTGATATTCAAGCTTGTCGCGCAGTTCGACCATCACCCCGGCGACGGCTTCGCGCGTCACAGTGATGCTGTCCTCGTCAACGGTGAAGACATGCGCGAGCAAATCGGCACCGAGCAGTTTTTTCAGCGCGTCGGCCAGCGCCGGCTGCGGCGCCACGAGGGGAGCAGGATGGGCCATCAGCGTTCGATCGTCCCGGTGCGGCGGATCTTCCGCTGCAACTGCATCACGCCGTAAAGCAGGGCTTCGGCGGTCGGCGGGCAGCCGGGGACATAGATGTCCACGGGCACGATGCGGTCGCAACCGCGCACCACCGAATAGCTGTAGTGATAATAGCCGCCGCCATTGGCGCAGCTGCCCATCGAGATGACATATTTCGGGTTCGACATCTGGTCGTAAACCCGGCGCAGCGCAGGCGCCATCTTGTTGCAGAGCGTGCCCGCCACGATCATCACGTCGGACTGACGCGGCGATGCGCGCGGCGCGGCGCCGAAACGCTCCATGTCATATCGCGGCATGTTGACATGAATCATCTCGACCGCGCAGCAAGCGAGGCCAAAGGTCATCCACCATAGCGAGCCGGTGCGCGCCCAGTTGAACAGATCCTCGGTCGAGGTGACGAGAAAGCCCTTGTCGCCGACTTCGCTGTTGAGGTCGTCGAAAAAGCCCGCGTCGGGGCTGGTCCCCGGCGCCACCGGGAACATTTCCGGGTTCGCACCCGGGGCGACCGGCATCTGGCCGGGCATGATGATACTGGAAGTGCTCATTCCCAATCCAACGCGCCTTTTTTCCACGCGTACACAAGGCCGAGCGTGAGTTCGGCGAGGAAAATCATCATCGTGGCCCAACCCGCCCAGCCGATTTCCTTCAGGCTGACCGCCCAGGGAAAGAGGAAGGCCGCTTCGAGGTCAAAGATGATGAAGAGAATAGCGACGAGGTAAAAGCGCACGTCGAACTGGCTGCGCGCGTCCTCGAACGCCGGGAAGCCGCATTCATATTCGGTCAGTTTCGCCGGGTCCGGCTTGTGCGCCCCGGTCAGCCGCGCGACGCCCATCGGTAAGAACACGAAGGCGGAGGACAGGCCAACGGCGACGACCAGAAAGATCAGAATCGGCAAATATTGCGTCAGATCGACCATGGGAGCTCGCAGTTCAGTTGTTTTGGGGTGTCTTTGCACCCGTTTATCGGGGGCGCTTTAGGCCACGATGCCGCGTGTCGCAAGCGCTGCGGGCAGGATTTTCGTATCCTGTGTGACCAAAAGCATATTGTGCGCTGGCGAGCGGACCTATCGCTGTGATACGCAACCGGAAAAGGGTCGCACTGCCGCGCTTTTCAGGCGCAACTTGGACAAAGGGAGCATCCATGGGACCAATCACCGTTCGCGCCATCACGGCTTTGGGCGCCGCCGCGCTTTTTTCGGCGACTCCGGCGCACGCCGAACTGATCAACGCAACGAATCCCGCGACGATCAAGGCAATTCTCGAGTCGCAAGGCTGGCCCGCGACGCTGGTCAGCAAGGCCGGCGACGATCCCTATCTCGAGAGCAATCGCAACGGCCTCAAATTCCTCGTCCTGTTCATGAACTGCGACGAAGGCAAAAAGTGCAAGACGCTGCAATATTATATGGGGTTCAGCGACGCGAAGGGCGTCTCGCTCGACCGGCTCAACCAGTGGAACAAGGACAAGCGTTTCGCCCGCGCGTACAAGGACGATGAGGGCGATCCGGTGCTAGAAATGGACGTCGACCTCGATTTCGCGGGCATACCGCGCGAGAATGTAGGTGAGACGTTCAACACGTGGGCGTCGCTGATGGACAGCTTCCGCGAGTATGTTTTCGAGAAGTGATCTGAACAATCACTCGTCACCCCGGACTTGATCCGGGGTCCCGCTTCTTAACGTCACAAAGCGGGATGCCGGATCAAGTCCGGCATGACGAAGGAGAGGACGAGAAAACGCCGATCAGGCGTTGCGAAGCGCGCCCGCGACAAGCTTCTGCAGCTTCGAATGCACTGCGGCGCTGCCGGCAATGAATTCGCTGCGCTCGATCGCGCGGTCGCCGCCGCGGAAATCGCTGACGAAGCCGCCGGCTTCGCGCACGAGCAACATGCCCGCGGCGACGTCCCAGACTTCCAGGTCGCTTTCCCAGAAGCCGTCGTAACGGCCCGCCGCGACCCATGCGAGGTCGAGGCTGGCCGCGCCGAAGCGGCGGATGCCGGCAACTTCAGGGGCGACTGCACCGAAAATGCGGCTCCACTGCGCCATATTGCCGTGGCCCATATAAGGGATGCCGGTCGAAATCAGGCATTCGTTCAGGTGGCGGCGCGATGCGACGCGGAGGCGGCGGTCGTGCAGCCAGGCGCCGCGGCCGCGTTCGGCCCAATAGCTTTCGTCGGTGACGGGCTGATAGACGAGCGCCGCCGTGACGTCGCCCCAGCCGCCGCCGGGCTTCGGTTCCTGTACCGCGATCGAAATCGCGAAATGCGGAATCGCGTGGAGGAAGTTCGACGTGCCGTCGAGCGGATCGATGATGAAGCGCGGCTTGCCATATTCGCCCTCGATCTCGCCGGCCTCTTCCATCTTGAAGCCCCAGCCCGGACGCGCGTGGGTCAGCTCGTCATAAAGCGTGCGCTCGGCTGCCTGATCGGCCTTCGACACGAAGTCGGCGGGCCCCTTCTGCGAGACCTGCAGATGCTCGATCTCGCCAAAGTCGCGGCGCAGTTTCGTGCCGGCCTTGCGCGCGGCGCGTTCCATGACGGTGATGATGCCGGATACGGCCATATTTATTTCCTTCAACGCGTCGCCCCCGCGAAGGCGGAGGCCGCTGGCTGCGTTGCGCCAAGCTGATAGCGGCCCCCGCCTTCGCGGGGGCGACTTCACTTAGTCCGCGCGGCGGACATATTCGCGGTCGTACACATGCACGACGATCTTCGTTCCGCTCGTGATATGCGGCGGCACCATCACGCGCACGCCATTGTCGAGGATCGCGGGCTTGTACGACGACGAAGCCGTCTGGCCCTTCACGACCGCATCGGCCTCGACGATCGTCGCTTCGATCGTTTCGGGCAGCTCGACAGAGATCGGGCGCTCTTCCCAAAGTTCGAGCACGACGTCCATGCCGTCCTGCAGGAATTCATGCGCTTCGCCGACGACATCCTTCGAGATGTTGATCTGTTCGAACGTATCCTTGTCCATGAACACCAGATCGTCGCCCTCGGCATAGAGGAACTGGAAATCCTTGGTGTCGAGGCGGATCTTTTCCACCGTATCCGCGCTGCGGAACCGGTTGTTGAGCTTGCGCCCGTCGATCAGATTCTTGGCCTCGACCTGCATATAGGCGCCGCCCTTGCCCGGCTGGGTGTGCTGGATCTTGGTGACCTTCCAGATCCCCTTTTCATATTCGATAATATTGCCGGGACGGATTTCAACGCCGGTGATTTTCATCGCGCACACTCACTAGACAAGGATGGAAAGAGCAAAGCCGCGCCCCACCGGGCACAGCTATCAGGTGCGCGCCTTTAGCCGCGACAGCGCCGAAGGGCAAGCCGTGTGTCAGGGCGTCGCGACGACCATCGCGCGCGTCCGCCGATAGCTGAGCCACACCAGGCCGACGAAGAGGATCAGGCCGACCCACGGCGCGTAAGGCGCATAACCGTCACCGACGACTGCGAGAGGCGAATCGCTGCCGCTGCCCGCGACGATGCCCGCATAGAGCACGCCGAACAGGCTTTCGCCGACGATCATGCCCGTCGCGGTGAGCACGCCCATGCGGTGCGCGAAGCCGGCATTCGGGCGCTTCGCCGCCCAGCGGTCATAGAACCAGCCGCCCACCGCACCGATCACCACCGGCAGGATCACCGCCATCGGCAGGTAGATGCCGATGCCGATCGCCAACGGAGGAAGCCGCAGCTTGCCCGCGCGGCCGAGCAGCGCGTCCACGATGATGAAACCGACGCCCGCGAGCACGCCATAACCCAGCATCGTCCAGTTGAGGTCGCCGCCGAGCACACCCTGCGCCAGCGACGAGATCAGCCCCGCCTGCGGTGCCGCAAGCGCGTTCGGCCCGGCGCCCGGCGCCCCGACAAAGCCGAGCGTTTCGTTGAGCACATTGAGCACCGGCGGCACGACGAGCGAACCGAAGATCACACCGATGATCAGCGCGACCTGCTGTTTCCACGGCGTCGCGCCGACAAGCTGGCCGGTCTTGAGGTCCTGAAGATTGTCGTTCGAAATCGTCGCGATGCCAAAGACCAGGCCGGTGACGATCAGCGCATAGGCGACCATCGCGTCGATCTCCGCCTCGCCCCCGCCGCGGCCGGGCAGGCCGAGGAGCAGAAGCGACGAGGCGATGATCGCGAGGATGCCGATCCCCGATACCGGCGAGTTCGACGCGCCGATCAGGCCCGCCATATAACCGGTGACCGACGCGATCATCAGTCCCACGATGATGATGAACAGGATCGCCCCGGCGATCAGCGCGAACGACGCCCCGGCGAGCGGCCCCCCGGCAAGCACCGTCCACAACAGCCAGCCGATCGGCAGCATCAGCGCCAGCGAGCCGCCGAACACCCAGTTGATCGACATATCCTGTTCTTCGATCGCAAGCGCCTGGCCGCCCTGACGTGCGCGGCTTGCGGCCATTGCCGAGCGAATACCGCCGATGACCGGACCCGCGATCTTGATCAGCGTCCAGATCGCGGCGACCGCGATCACGCCGGCGCCAAAGAAACGCACATCGGCGCGAAACACCGTATTCGCCAGCGTCTCGGCATCGCCCGTCCCGCCTTGCGTGAGCGCCGGCAGCAGCACCCACCAGCCGGTGACCATGCCGACAAGCTGCGCCATGCCGACCGACAGGCCGACGAGGTGACCGACGCCGAACAACGCAAAGGCAAGTCCGCCCGCGATCCCCGTCGCGCCGCTGCCGACGGCGAACCAGCGCGCGACTTCGGCGCCGGCGAGCTTCATCTGGGTGAGCAGCGTAAAGCCCGCAGCGACGAGGCTGTTCCACATCAATGCCGAAAGGCCGGCGCGATTTTCCTCGGCACCCTCGGCGCTCGCGGCCCCGACCTGCAGCACCTCTGCGGCGGCGCGGCCCTCGGGATAGGGAAGATCCGAATCGACAACGAGAGCGCGACGCAGCGGGACGGAGAAAAGCACGCCCAATATGCCGCCAAGCATCGTGATTGCGGTCGTTTCGAGCAGCGGGAAACCCTGCCAGTAACCGACCATCACCAGCCCCGGCAGCACGAAGATGATCGCCGCCAGCGTCCCTGCGGCGCTCGCGATCGTCTGGACGATATTATTCTCGAGGATCGTCGACCCGGCCATATAGCGCAGCAGCGCCATCGAAATCACCGCTGCCGGGATCGAGGTCGCAAAGGTCAGCCCGACCTTCAAGCCCAGATAGACGTTCGCCGCCGTGAAAGCCAACGTCAGCAGACCGCCGAGCAGAATCGCACGGATCGTCAGTTCGCGCCCGCGTGAGGTCGGCGTGGTGGTGTCTGTCATCAAAATTCTCCCCGTGCGCTGTCTTGCGGGGCACCGCCCGCAGCGCAAGCAAAAAGCCACGAACCGAGGTCCGTTGGACCGAAACGCCAAAAGCGACGAACCGACATCCTTTTGACGTATCGGTCCAATATGCGGCGCGGCATCAATGCGAAATCGGTGTCCATGATGAGTATCGACCTTTCCGATCTTACTCCGCCGCCCCCGCGCGGCAACGCAGCAACCTCATCGCGCGGGGCGCCTTGCGCCGGCCTTTTCGGCTGGCGCAAGGATGCGGCGGCGCCGCCTGCACCCAGGGATGATCCTAAAACGCCGGGGCGCAATTACCCGGCGGGCTGATCCTGAAGAAGCGCCGCGAAAGCGCGCACGGCCGCACCCGGCCCTTCGGGATGGGCCCATATGCCGCCGGAAACGGCAAGAAAGTCAGCCCCGGCCTCGATCAGCGTCGGCGCATTTTCTATCGTAATCCCGCCGATCGCAACGCAGGGCAATTCGAACATTCCCTGCCACCATTCGAGAATTTCGGGGTCCGCGTGATGCTCGACCGTCTTGGTCGTCGTCGGAAAAAATGCACCGAAGGCAACATAATCGGCGCCCGCCTCGCCCGCTTCCATCGCCAGATGACGGCTCGCATGACAGGTAACGCCGATCTGCGCCTGCGGTCCCAGTAACCGCCGCGCTTCCTTCGGATCGCCGTCGCCCTGCCCCAGGTGCACCCCGTCAGCGCCAAGCCGCTTCGCGAGCGCGACATCGTCATTCACGATGAACGCGACGTCATGGGCGGCGCAGATTTCCTGCAACGGTTCGGCAAGCCGCGCCGCGTCATGCTGGTCGAGATTCTTCACGCGAAACTGAAAGGCGGCAACGGGTCCGGCGCCCAGCGCTTCGGTGAGTTGGCCCGGAAAATCGCCACCGACGTCGAGCGGCGAAATGAGGTATAATTGGCAGGTCGGTGCTTTCATGGCGCGTTCATAGCGGCGCCGTCACAGACGGGCAAATGCAGAACATATACCGCATGGCGATCGTCGCCCTCCCCGCCGCTCTCGCTCTCTCTGCCTGCGCCACGACGCGCGCCGCGCCGCTGCCCGACGGCAGCGACGTCGCGCTTGGCCAAAAGGCCTATGTCGACGGGCCGCTTGTCCAGCCGGTCGAGGTGGTTGAGGACAGCCGTTGCCCGATGAACGCGCGCTGCGTCTGGGCAGGCCGCGTGCGCGTGAAGATGGTCTGGATTCGCGGCAATGGTGAAAAGCAGCCGTTCGAAGCGACGCTGGGCGAGCCGGTGCAGCTTGCCGACGGCCAATTCACGCTCGAATCGGTGCGGCCGGAAAAGATGACCAATGTGACGATCAAACCGTCGGACTATCGCTTCTCGTTCCGCTTCGCGGGCGGGCTCTAAAGCACCCGCGCCAGCACGAACCCGTCCCAGCCCTTGGCGCCGACCGTCTGGATAGCGGTCGCGTCGAGGCGGGGATTGCCGCTCAGCATATCGAACAGCGCGCGCGTGCCGACGATGCGCTCGTCGTCGCTGTCCGCGTCCAACACCCCGCCCTCGCGCACGACATTGTCGACAATGATCATCGTGCCGGGGCGGCCCAGGCGGATCGCTTCGTCGACGTAGCGGACGTTGCTCTGCTTGTCGGCGTCGATGAAAACAAAGTCGAACGGCGCTTCACCGGTCATCGCCGCCAGGCTCTGCACCGCCGGGCCGACGCGGATGTCCACCCGGCCCGCCAATCCGGCGCTTTCAAGATTTTCCTGCGCTACGCGTGCGTGATGTGCCTCAAGTTCCAGCGTCACCAGCGTTCCGCCCTCGGGCAGCGCCCGCGCCAGCCAGATCGTCGAATAGCCGCCAAGCGTCCCGACTTCGAGGATGCGTTTTGCGCCGGCCATCTGCGCGAGCAGGAACAGCATCTTGCCCTGCGCCGCCGACACGTCGATCGGCGGCAGCCCTTGTCTTTCATTGTTCGCGAGGGTGGTGGCAAGCGCATCGTCCGCGCCCAGCAACTTGTCGGCGATATAATCGTCGACGGCTTGCCACCTCTCTCCCATCACTTCAGGCCACGGAGGCCGCGTGAATTTCCTTGATCGCGCCGCCGAGCGATGCGTTGAATTCCTCATCGCTCATCTGATGGCGCAGGTCTTCGAGCAAGGCGCGGCTGAAGCTCGCGATGATGCCCGGGTTCTTGGCCAGTTCGACGCAGGCTTCGGGGCGGGCAAAGCCACCCGACAACGCGACGACGCGCAGCACCTTGGGGTGATCGACCAGCGGCTGGAACAGCCCGGCTTCGGTCGGCAGCGACAGTTTCAGCATTACCGGCGCGCCGGTCCAGGCGTCGAGCGCCGCGATCAGTTCGTTCAACAGCAGGCGGTCGGCGGCATCGCGCTCGGCGCTCTTGATGTTCACCTCGGGTTCGATGATCGGAACCAGCCCATGCGATGCGATGCGCGCCGCTTCGGCGAACTGTTGTTCGACGATCGCCTTGATACCCGCGGGATTGGCAAGATTGACGACGCTGCGCATCTTGGTGCCGAACACGCCCTTGGCAACCGCACGCTCGCACAGATCGTCGAGACCGGGGTTCGCCTTCATCAACTGGACGCCATCGGCCTCGTCTTCCAGACCCTTGTCGACCTTCAGGAACGGAACGACGCCGCGCTCCCACAATAGCGCGGGCACTGGCTTGCCGCCCGCTTCGCCGTCCATCGTGCGTTCGAACAGGATCGCGCCGATCACCTTCTCGCCATTGAAGCAGGGTGCGGTGACGATGCGGCTGCGCATGTCGTGAATCAGGCCGAACATTTCCTCATCGTTCGAGAAAGCGTCCGCTTCGATCCCATAGCCCTTCAATGCCTTGGGCGTCGAACCGCCGCTCTGGTCGAGCGCGGCGATAAAGCCCTGCCCCGATTTGATCTGGTCGAGCATGGCGGCATTGGCGGTGGTCATAAGATCTCCGGTTGTTTGCATACGTATGTGGCGGTGCGCATAGCGAGCCCTTGGGCGCGATGCAATGCGGTGGGAAAGTCTAGGCCTTCAGCGCGTCGACGCCCGGCAACGCTTTGCCTTCCATCCATTCCAGGAAAGCGCCGCCAGCGGTCGAAACAAAGGTGAAATCGCCGGCCACGCCGGCATGGTTGAGCGCCGCGACGGTATCGCCGCCGCCCGCGACCGAGGTCAGCGAACCTTCGCGCGTCAACGCTGCTGCGGTTTTGGCGAGCGCGACGGTCGCGGTGTCGAACGGCGGCGTCTCGAACGCGCCGAGCGGACCGTTCCAGACGAGCGTGCGGCAGTTCTTGAGCACATCGGCCAGCGCCTCGACCGCGGCGGGGCCGACGTCGAGGATCATTTCATCGGCCGCGACTTCATGCACATTGACCGTGCGCGTCGGCGGGTTCGGGGCGAATTCCTTCGACACCACGACGTCATAGGGAAGATGGATCGTGCAGCCCGCGGCATCGGCCGCGTCGAAGATCGCATTGGCGGTGTCGACCAGGTCATGCTCGCACAGCGACTTGCCGACATCGACCCCGCGTGCGGCGAGGAAGGTGTTCGCCATGCCGCCGCCGATGATCAGATGGTCGACCTTGCCGACGAGGTTGCGCAGCACGTCGATCTTGCTCGACACCTTCGCACCGCCGACGACTGCGGCGACCGGATGCGCCGGATTGCCGAGCGCGGCGTCGAGTGCCTTCAGCTCGGCCTCCATCGCGCGCCCCGCATAGGCGGGCAGACGGCGCGCGACGCCCTCGGTCGAACCATGCGCGCGGTGGGCGGCCGAAAAAGCGTCGTTTACGTACAGGTCGCCAATCTCGGCCAAGGCGTCGGCGAAGGCCGGATCATTCTTTTCTTCGCCGGGATAGAAGCGCGTGTTTTCGAGTACCGCGACATCGCCCGCCGCGAGCACCGCGATGCCGGCCTTGGCGCCTTCGCCGACCGCTTCGGGGATGAACATGACCGAATGGCCAAGCACATCCTCGACGCCGCCCATGACGAGGCTCAACGATTGGGTCGGGTTCTTCGCGCCCTTGGGTCGCCCGAAATGGGCGAGGAGCAGCACGATCGCGCCCTTGTCCGACAGTTCCCGGATCGTCGGCATCGCGGCCTGGATCCGGGTCGCATCGCTGACCGCGCCATCGATCATCGGGACGTTGAGGTCGACGCGTACGAGCACGCGCTTGCCGGTGACGTCACCGATATCGTCGAGGGTTTTGAACGCGGTCATTCTTTTCACTCCGTACCCGGAGCGTGCCCCCGCAAAGGCAGGGGCCCATCTCCTATGCCATCCTTCCCCATCCCCTTCCGTCCGATACCATATCGGCGGGAGATGGGCCCCTGCGTTCGCAGGGGCTCAGGCAAATTACAGGAACTTGGCGATCACGCCCGCGGTGTCGATCATGCGGTTCGAGAAGCCCCATTCATTGTCGTACCAGCTAAGCACGCGCACCAGCTTGCCGTCGATCACCGAGGTTTCGAGGCTGTCGATCGTCGAGCTTGCCGCATTATGGTTGAAGTCGATCGAAACCAGCGGCTCTTCGGTATAGCCGAGCACGCCCTTCAGCGCGCCTTCGGCCGCGGCCTTGAGCACTGCGTTGACTTCTTCCTTGGTGGTTTCGCGCAGCGGCGTGAAGGTCAGGTCGACGACCGACACATTCGGGGTCGGAACGCGGATCGACGAACCGTCGAGCTTGCCCTTCAGTTCGGGCAGAACCAGACCGACGGCGACCGCGGCACCGGTCGAGGTCGGGATCATCGACATCGCGGCGGCGCGGGCGCGGCGCGGATCGTCGTGGATCTGGTCGAGGATCTTCTGGTCGTTGGTATAGGCGTGGATCGTCGTCATCAGACCGCGCTCGATCCCGATCGCCTCGTGCAGCACCTTGGCAAAGGGCGCGAGGCAGTTGGTGGTGCACGACGCGTTCGAGATGATCAGATGGTCGGCGGTGATCTTGTCGTCATTGACGCCGAACACGACGGTCAGGTCGACTTCCTTAGCGGGGGCAGAGATCAGCACGCGCTTGGCACCGGCGTCGAGATGCTTCTGGCCGCCGGCCTTGTTGGTGAAGAAGCCGGTGCATTCCATCACGATGTCGATGCCGTTTGCGGCATGCGGGAGCGCGGCGGGGTCGCGCTCGGCGGTCACCTGGATGCGCTTGCCGTTGATGATCAGGTCGTTGCCATCGACTTCGACGGTGCCGTTGAAGGCGCCGTGGACCGAATCATGGCGGAGCAGCCGGGCATTCGCCTTGGCATCGCCCAGGTCGTTGATCGACACCAGCTCCAGATCGTGGTCGGTGCGCTCCAGAATGGCGCGCGCCACATTGCGGCCGATGCGTCCGAAACCGTTGATTGCAACCTTCACTGCCATGTCGAAACGTCCTTTCTGCGTGGAATAAGCCGGTCCTTAGTTGCCGAGCTTTGCCAGTATCTGGGGGGTGATAGCGTCGGCGGTAAGGCCGAAATGCTTGAATAGGTCTTCAATCGGAGCCGAAGCGCCAAAGCTGTCGATGCCGAAACGCAGGCCGCGGCGGCCGGTGTAGCGTTCCCACCCAAAGGTCGTGCCCGCCTCGATCGACACGAGCAGCGCATCGTCGGGCAGGATATCGGCCTGATAGGCGGCGCTCTGTTCGTCGAACAATTCGGTCGAGACCATCGAGACGACGTCGGCGCCATGACCGGCAGCTTCGAGCTTGTCGGCGACTTCGATCGCGAGCGACACTTCGGAGCCCGTCGCGACGAGTACAACCTTGCGCGCGGCCGAGGCGGCGCGAAGGCGGTAACCGCCTTTTGCACAAAGATTTTCGGTGACGTCATGACGGAGCGGCGGGAGGTTCTGACGCGTCAGCGCGAGCAGCGACGGGCGGCTTTCCTGCGCAAGCGCGAGCGCCCAGCATTCGGCGGTCTCGACCGCGTCGGCGGGACGCATGACGAGCAGGTTCGGCATCGCGCGCAGCGACTGAAGATGCTCGATCGGCTGGTGCGTCGGGCCGTCTTCGCCGAGTCCGATGCTGTCGTGCGTCATCACATAGACGACGCGCTGCTGCTGGAGCGCCGACAGGCGGATCGCGGCGCGGCAATAGTCGGCAAACACCAGGAACGTGCCGCCATAGGGAATGATGCCGCCATGGAGCGCCATCCCGTTCATCGCGGCCGCCATGCCGAACTCGCGAATGCCGTAATAGATATAGCGGCCCGAATAATCATTCTTCGTCAGTGGCTTGGTCGACGAAGTTTTTGTATTGTTCGAACCGGTCAGATCGGCGCTGCCGCCCACAAGCGCCGCGATATCGGCGGTCAGCGCGCCGAGCGTATTTTCAGACGCCTTGCGCGTCGCAACCTTCGGCGGTTCGGCGACCAGGCCATCGAGATAGGCCTTGAAGGCGTCGCCCGGAACGATCTTGCCAGCTAGACGATCTACAAATTCGCTTTTCTTTTCGTTATTTGCGAGGCGATCGCTCCATTCGTTATGAAGCCCCTTGCCCTTCTCGCCAAAAGCCGCCCAGGCCGATGCGATATCGGCGGGAATGACGAACGGCTCGGCGGTCCAGCCGAGTTCCTTGCGCGCTGCGGCAATCTCTTCGGCGC
This sequence is a window from Sphingopyxis sp. USTB-05. Protein-coding genes within it:
- a CDS encoding YbjN domain-containing protein, with the translated sequence MGPITVRAITALGAAALFSATPAHAELINATNPATIKAILESQGWPATLVSKAGDDPYLESNRNGLKFLVLFMNCDEGKKCKTLQYYMGFSDAKGVSLDRLNQWNKDKRFARAYKDDEGDPVLEMDVDLDFAGIPRENVGETFNTWASLMDSFREYVFEK
- a CDS encoding fructose bisphosphate aldolase; translated protein: MLDQIKSGQGFIAALDQSGGSTPKALKGYGIEADAFSNDEEMFGLIHDMRSRIVTAPCFNGEKVIGAILFERTMDGEAGGKPVPALLWERGVVPFLKVDKGLEDEADGVQLMKANPGLDDLCERAVAKGVFGTKMRSVVNLANPAGIKAIVEQQFAEAARIASHGLVPIIEPEVNIKSAERDAADRLLLNELIAALDAWTGAPVMLKLSLPTEAGLFQPLVDHPKVLRVVALSGGFARPEACVELAKNPGIIASFSRALLEDLRHQMSDEEFNASLGGAIKEIHAASVA
- a CDS encoding inositol monophosphatase family protein, with product MAVSGIITVMERAARKAGTKLRRDFGEIEHLQVSQKGPADFVSKADQAAERTLYDELTHARPGWGFKMEEAGEIEGEYGKPRFIIDPLDGTSNFLHAIPHFAISIAVQEPKPGGGWGDVTAALVYQPVTDESYWAERGRGAWLHDRRLRVASRRHLNECLISTGIPYMGHGNMAQWSRIFGAVAPEVAGIRRFGAASLDLAWVAAGRYDGFWESDLEVWDVAAGMLLVREAGGFVSDFRGGDRAIERSEFIAGSAAVHSKLQKLVAGALRNA
- a CDS encoding OPT family oligopeptide transporter yields the protein MTDTTTPTSRGRELTIRAILLGGLLTLAFTAANVYLGLKVGLTFATSIPAAVISMALLRYMAGSTILENNIVQTIASAAGTLAAIIFVLPGLVMVGYWQGFPLLETTAITMLGGILGVLFSVPLRRALVVDSDLPYPEGRAAAEVLQVGAASAEGAEENRAGLSALMWNSLVAAGFTLLTQMKLAGAEVARWFAVGSGATGIAGGLAFALFGVGHLVGLSVGMAQLVGMVTGWWVLLPALTQGGTGDAETLANTVFRADVRFFGAGVIAVAAIWTLIKIAGPVIGGIRSAMAASRARQGGQALAIEEQDMSINWVFGGSLALMLPIGWLLWTVLAGGPLAGASFALIAGAILFIIIVGLMIASVTGYMAGLIGASNSPVSGIGILAIIASSLLLLGLPGRGGGEAEIDAMVAYALIVTGLVFGIATISNDNLQDLKTGQLVGATPWKQQVALIIGVIFGSLVVPPVLNVLNETLGFVGAPGAGPNALAAPQAGLISSLAQGVLGGDLNWTMLGYGVLAGVGFIIVDALLGRAGKLRLPPLAIGIGIYLPMAVILPVVIGAVGGWFYDRWAAKRPNAGFAHRMGVLTATGMIVGESLFGVLYAGIVAGSGSDSPLAVVGDGYAPYAPWVGLILFVGLVWLSYRRTRAMVVATP
- a CDS encoding O-methyltransferase, with amino-acid sequence MGERWQAVDDYIADKLLGADDALATTLANNERQGLPPIDVSAAQGKMLFLLAQMAGAKRILEVGTLGGYSTIWLARALPEGGTLVTLELEAHHARVAQENLESAGLAGRVDIRVGPAVQSLAAMTGEAPFDFVFIDADKQSNVRYVDEAIRLGRPGTMIIVDNVVREGGVLDADSDDERIVGTRALFDMLSGNPRLDATAIQTVGAKGWDGFVLARVL
- the efp gene encoding elongation factor P gives rise to the protein MKITGVEIRPGNIIEYEKGIWKVTKIQHTQPGKGGAYMQVEAKNLIDGRKLNNRFRSADTVEKIRLDTKDFQFLYAEGDDLVFMDKDTFEQINISKDVVGEAHEFLQDGMDVVLELWEERPISVELPETIEATIVEADAVVKGQTASSSYKPAILDNGVRVMVPPHITSGTKIVVHVYDREYVRRAD
- a CDS encoding NADH-quinone oxidoreductase subunit A, which translates into the protein MVDLTQYLPILIFLVVAVGLSSAFVFLPMGVARLTGAHKPDPAKLTEYECGFPAFEDARSQFDVRFYLVAILFIIFDLEAAFLFPWAVSLKEIGWAGWATMMIFLAELTLGLVYAWKKGALDWE
- a CDS encoding NADH-quinone oxidoreductase subunit B family protein, whose amino-acid sequence is MFPVAPGTSPDAGFFDDLNSEVGDKGFLVTSTEDLFNWARTGSLWWMTFGLACCAVEMIHVNMPRYDMERFGAAPRASPRQSDVMIVAGTLCNKMAPALRRVYDQMSNPKYVISMGSCANGGGYYHYSYSVVRGCDRIVPVDIYVPGCPPTAEALLYGVMQLQRKIRRTGTIER
- the thiE gene encoding thiamine phosphate synthase, which encodes MKAPTCQLYLISPLDVGGDFPGQLTEALGAGPVAAFQFRVKNLDQHDAARLAEPLQEICAAHDVAFIVNDDVALAKRLGADGVHLGQGDGDPKEARRLLGPQAQIGVTCHASRHLAMEAGEAGADYVAFGAFFPTTTKTVEHHADPEILEWWQGMFELPCVAIGGITIENAPTLIEAGADFLAVSGGIWAHPEGPGAAVRAFAALLQDQPAG
- a CDS encoding NADH-quinone oxidoreductase subunit C: MAHPAPLVAPQPALADALKKLLGADLLAHVFTVDEDSITVTREAVAGVMVELRDKLEYQQLMEIAGVDYPDRAERFEVVYHLLSVTKNHRLRVRVSTDEATPVPTIVPVWPNAGWLEREVFDMYGVLFAGNPDLRRILTDYGFQGHPQRKDFPLTGYIELRYSEEDKRVVYEPVKLAQDFRNFDFLSPWEGADYVLPGDEKAGGTGEAPGKGAPTPLTAAEVKKADDAAKAPPPPTPKTTEKPEQTGAGAKTNIKAAKTSRDGASAKPATKAAKTPATAKAEKAPAKPRAPRKPKTGGDA